A DNA window from Desulfobacterales bacterium contains the following coding sequences:
- a CDS encoding UXX-star (seleno)protein family 1, producing MSEKVLIFGKDAUPYTRAAREAYAKGNKKVEYLNIISDPDQLDVMLEHSNGARKVPVIVEDGEVTIGFDGGT from the coding sequence ATGTCTGAAAAAGTATTGATTTTTGGCAAGGATGCCTGACCCTACACGAGGGCAGCTCGTGAAGCGTATGCCAAGGGCAACAAGAAAGTCGAATATCTGAATATCATATCTGATCCCGATCAACTCGACGTTATGCTGGAACATTCCAATGGGGCACGTAAAGTACCGGTGATCGTCGAGGATGGAGAGGTTACCATTGGTTTTGATGGGGGGACGTGA
- a CDS encoding HPr family phosphocarrier protein → MSRRQSNLSRKVTIINELGLHARSAAKIAELANQATTSVWIMKGDQKADAASIVDILTLACEKGTRITIGIENKVDIQILQAITKLVESGFGE, encoded by the coding sequence ATGTCGCGCCGACAATCAAACCTATCCCGCAAAGTCACCATCATCAATGAACTCGGTTTGCACGCGCGTTCGGCTGCCAAAATCGCTGAGCTCGCCAATCAAGCGACGACGTCGGTCTGGATTATGAAAGGTGACCAGAAAGCCGATGCCGCCAGCATTGTGGATATCCTGACATTGGCATGTGAAAAGGGCACGCGTATTACCATAGGCATAGAAAACAAAGTCGATATTCAAATCCTGCAGGCCATCACAAAATTGGTTGAAAGCGGATTTGGAGAATAA
- the ptsP gene encoding phosphoenolpyruvate--protein phosphotransferase, whose protein sequence is METDTKEIVIKGINASPGICIGKAYLVDSEGVEVVEKYHVEAKDLAKEIKRFKAAVKKSRDELRKIVEKSPEELQHAHILETHMALLKDKMLYGRTIETVKQESVNAEWALKKVVSNLIEVFQSMTDPYLKERSTDVVQVADSIMHNLVGAKKVNIAAIDKRVILVAHDLTPAETSQINLERVMGFITDRGGKAAHTGIIARSLEIPAVVGLIKASASIRSDDLIIVDGNSGTVIIHPTEDTLVQYEERKINYEEYKAVITRESKAPAESTDGVRLAVMGNIELPEEVFALLNYGGDGIGLYRTEFQYFNRVDFPSEDELLDKYKDVVEVMDPKPVTIRTLDINGDKALTNQFNSEETNPALGLRAIRYCLRKPQVFKDQLRAILRTAAYGNVRILFPMISTYFELCEAIRMLDEAAESLEKDGLPYNRDIQIGAMIEVPSAVIMADVIADKVDFFSIGTNDLIQYSLAIDRGNEQVAHLFQPLDPAIIRMLKQVADVAREKEIKIFMCGEMAGTPHHIPLLLGIGMDELSMNPQTIPDIKRVIRAMNVADTRFFLKEVLKQTTAKSTFELIKETYGSILAEQVYSE, encoded by the coding sequence ATGGAAACAGATACCAAAGAAATCGTTATTAAAGGAATCAATGCCTCTCCGGGAATCTGCATTGGTAAGGCCTACCTGGTAGACAGTGAAGGTGTCGAAGTCGTCGAAAAATATCATGTCGAGGCCAAAGATCTGGCAAAAGAGATCAAACGCTTTAAGGCGGCTGTCAAAAAATCACGGGACGAGCTGCGCAAAATTGTCGAGAAAAGCCCTGAAGAATTGCAGCATGCCCATATCCTTGAAACGCATATGGCCTTGCTCAAAGATAAAATGCTTTACGGCCGCACGATTGAAACTGTCAAACAGGAAAGCGTCAATGCCGAATGGGCCCTTAAAAAAGTCGTATCGAACCTGATCGAAGTTTTCCAGAGTATGACCGACCCTTATCTAAAAGAGCGTTCAACTGATGTCGTCCAGGTGGCCGACAGTATTATGCACAACCTTGTCGGGGCCAAAAAGGTCAATATCGCAGCCATCGACAAACGTGTCATCCTGGTGGCCCATGACCTGACCCCGGCTGAAACCAGCCAGATCAACCTGGAACGGGTGATGGGCTTTATTACCGACCGTGGTGGAAAAGCAGCGCACACCGGTATTATCGCGCGCAGTTTAGAGATACCTGCCGTAGTCGGATTAATAAAAGCCAGCGCCTCAATTCGCAGTGATGACCTCATCATTGTCGATGGCAATAGCGGTACTGTTATTATCCATCCGACCGAAGACACCTTAGTTCAATATGAAGAACGCAAAATCAATTATGAAGAATACAAAGCGGTCATCACCCGTGAGAGTAAAGCACCGGCAGAATCAACTGACGGTGTCCGTTTGGCGGTGATGGGCAACATCGAGCTGCCCGAGGAAGTATTTGCATTGCTCAACTACGGCGGTGACGGTATCGGTTTGTACCGCACAGAGTTTCAGTATTTCAACCGTGTCGATTTCCCCAGCGAAGATGAGCTCTTGGATAAATACAAAGATGTGGTTGAGGTCATGGACCCCAAACCGGTCACCATCCGCACCCTCGATATCAATGGTGACAAAGCCTTAACCAATCAGTTCAACTCAGAGGAAACCAATCCGGCCTTGGGTCTGCGAGCCATCCGCTATTGCCTCAGAAAACCGCAGGTGTTTAAAGATCAGTTAAGGGCGATTCTCCGAACAGCCGCATATGGCAATGTCCGTATTTTGTTTCCGATGATATCCACTTACTTTGAGCTCTGCGAAGCCATCCGGATGCTGGACGAGGCGGCTGAATCGCTGGAAAAAGACGGCTTGCCGTACAACCGCGATATTCAGATCGGCGCCATGATCGAAGTGCCTTCAGCGGTGATAATGGCAGACGTGATCGCCGACAAGGTGGATTTTTTCAGCATCGGAACCAATGACTTGATTCAGTACTCGCTGGCCATCGACCGCGGCAACGAGCAGGTGGCTCATCTCTTCCAACCCCTTGACCCGGCCATTATACGGATGCTTAAGCAGGTCGCCGATGTCGCCCGCGAAAAGGAAATCAAGATTTTTATGTGCGGTGAAATGGCCGGCACACCTCATCACATCCCGCTTCTATTGGGCATTGGAATGGATGAGCTCAGCATGAACCCTCAAACCATACCGGATATCAAACGGGTGATTCGGGCCATGAATGTGGCAGATACCCGCTTTTTTTTAAAGGAAGTACTTAAACAAACCACCGCCAAAAGTACCTTTGAGCTGATCAAAGAAACTTACGGCAGCATTTTAGCAGAGCAGGTGTATTCTGAGTAG
- the smpB gene encoding SsrA-binding protein SmpB, producing MEKEHIKIIAENRKARRNYFIVDEYEAGLELRGTEVKSLRMGQANLKDSYARIKNGEVFVYQLHIAPYPFAYYDNHDPLRPRKLLLHKYEIKRLYGKVNEKGHTLVPLRLYFKGGRVKILLALVKGKRKYDKREAIKRRDEKRDMERERKNY from the coding sequence TTGGAAAAAGAGCACATCAAAATCATTGCTGAGAATCGCAAAGCCCGCCGTAATTATTTTATCGTCGACGAATACGAAGCCGGCCTGGAGCTCAGAGGCACCGAGGTCAAATCATTGCGAATGGGACAGGCAAACCTTAAGGATTCCTATGCCCGCATTAAAAACGGTGAAGTATTTGTCTACCAGCTGCATATTGCCCCCTACCCCTTCGCTTATTATGACAACCACGACCCGCTGAGGCCGCGCAAGCTGCTGTTGCACAAATATGAAATCAAGCGACTTTACGGCAAAGTCAATGAAAAGGGTCACACCCTCGTACCGCTACGACTTTACTTTAAGGGCGGCAGGGTTAAGATCCTGCTGGCCCTGGTCAAGGGAAAGCGCAAATATGACAAACGTGAGGCCATCAAGCGCCGCGATGAGAAGCGCGACATGGAGCGCGAACGCAAAAATTACTAA
- a CDS encoding cation diffusion facilitator family transporter: protein MASASSKKVIYAALIGNGLIALTKFIAFFLTKSSAMLSEGVHSVVDTGNQVLLLYGLHRAKRPADERFPFGHGKEVYFWGFVVAITIFTIGAGVSIYKGVHHILHPVPIENPTINYVVLGCALIFEGAAWYFAFAEFTKAKGKWGYFEAVQRGKDPSMFVVLFEDSAAMLGIIAAFIGIFLSQITGNYVYDGIASVVIGLILAGTAVWLAYEIKGLLIGESAPPEIVNGIKEIAKSYPKIKHVNEVLTLHMGPEFVLLNLSVDFADSLSAGDVEDTISRLDRHIKQTYPKIKRVFVEAESRRDTAAVVQ from the coding sequence ATGGCATCTGCATCCTCTAAAAAAGTCATCTATGCAGCCTTGATCGGAAATGGTCTGATTGCACTGACAAAATTTATTGCTTTTTTTCTGACCAAAAGCTCGGCCATGCTGTCTGAGGGGGTTCATTCGGTGGTCGATACCGGCAATCAGGTACTGCTGCTTTACGGGTTGCACCGTGCCAAACGTCCGGCCGATGAGCGCTTTCCCTTTGGCCACGGCAAGGAGGTTTATTTTTGGGGTTTTGTGGTGGCGATTACCATCTTCACTATTGGTGCGGGGGTTTCCATTTATAAAGGCGTCCACCACATTTTACATCCCGTCCCCATCGAAAATCCAACGATCAACTATGTTGTGCTGGGCTGCGCCCTGATATTTGAAGGCGCGGCCTGGTATTTTGCCTTTGCTGAATTTACCAAAGCCAAGGGAAAATGGGGCTATTTCGAAGCGGTGCAAAGGGGCAAAGACCCTTCCATGTTCGTGGTTCTATTTGAAGATTCTGCCGCCATGCTGGGTATCATCGCGGCTTTTATTGGGATTTTTCTAAGTCAGATTACGGGAAATTATGTATACGACGGTATTGCATCGGTGGTGATCGGATTGATTTTGGCAGGGACGGCCGTTTGGCTGGCTTATGAAATCAAGGGATTGCTGATCGGTGAAAGCGCCCCGCCCGAAATCGTCAACGGAATAAAAGAAATCGCGAAATCTTATCCCAAAATAAAACACGTCAACGAGGTCTTGACCCTGCACATGGGGCCTGAATTTGTCCTGCTGAATCTCAGCGTGGACTTTGCCGATAGCCTTTCAGCCGGTGATGTTGAAGATACGATTTCCAGGCTGGATCGCCACATCAAACAAACCTACCCCAAAATCAAGCGCGTCTTTGTCGAAGCCGAATCCCGGCGGGATACGGCTGCTGTTGTTCAATGA